The following nucleotide sequence is from Nitrospira sp..
CGGCCCAAGGCCCGCTTGGCCATCTCCAACGCATACCAGGTCCGTTTGACGTCGTCGTCGCTTACCGCCCGGCTGTCTTGCACGGCGCGCAGGCGTTTGAGCTGTGTCTCGAGGTCTCCGATCCGATAGTTCTGTTCCTCCATCTGCGCCTGCGCGGGAGGGATAGCGGCTTCACGGGCTACTAACTGGGCGCGCAGATCTCGATCGTCCAATTGGAGGAGCGGATCGCCTTCGCGCACTTGGCTGCCGACGGTGACGAACACCTTGGTGACCAATCCGGCCGTGGGCGGGCCGATGCGCACGTTTTCATTGACGGCCTCGATGATGCCGGTGGCCGCGACCGTGGCGGCATAGGGCGAACGAGGCGGCTCAACGAGGGGCGTTGGCATGGGGGACTCCTTTCCCGCCATGGAGAGCGTCCAGACGGCCAAGCCCACTCCGGCCAGCGCTACCCAGATACTGAATCGATTGAGAATGGTCATGCGCTGGCCCCTTTCTGAATGGGGTGCACGTTCACGATGCGGCCGTCGGTGAGTTCCGCCATGCGGTCTCCGAAATGGAAGATGCGGCTGTCGTGGGTCACCACGATCACGCAGCGGTCCGGCGCCCGGCCGACGTCGCGAATGAGTTCCATGATTTTTTGCCCGTTCGGCCCGTCGAGCGCGGCGGTCGGTTCATCGCACACCAACAGCTGGGGTTCATTGACGAGCGCCCGCGCGACGGCCACCCGTTGCTGTTGACCGCCGGACAGGTTCCGGGGCAGAAACTCGGTGCGGTCGGCCAGCCCCACCCGTTCCAACATGAGCCGAGCCCGCGTGAGGGCGTCTTGGCGGCGGACCTGCTGGATGAGCAGGGGGACGGCAACGTTTTCCGCCGCGGTCAAGGCAGGGAGTAGGTTGAATTGTTGATAGATGAACCCCATCGTCTTGCCGCGAAATTCGGTTCGCTTGCCGGGTGTCATGATGGGCAAGGAGACACCCAACACATCGAGCTCGCCCGTATCGACATCCAGAATCCCGGCGATGGCCGACAAGAGCGTCGTCTTGCCGCCGCCGGATTCGCCGACCAAGAGCATCAGCTCGCCGAAATAGACATCCAAGTCGATTCCCTTCAGGACCGTCACGATGGTCTCGCCCGATCCGAACGACTTCACCAGGCCGCGCACTTGCACGGCGATGGCCGAGGGCTGATCTTGGCTTGCCACTTCTGAGGCTGCTGCCGATGGACCCATCCTGTCACCGAAAGACGATGGCCGGTTCCAGCCGAGCCAATTTGACGATGCTGATGAGCGCTGAAAAGGCGCAAATGACCAGGAGTCCCGCCAACACCAGCACCAACAGGGGCCAGGATTCGGCAAAGGGCAACTGCCCTTCGCGAGCGGCCAGGAGACCGAAGGCGCTGGCCAGACCGATCCCGATCCCATAACCGGTGAGGCCGACGGTAAAGGCTTGCAGCAGGATCATGCGGGCTAGGGTGCCGGTGGAGGCCCCCATGGCCTTGAGGGCTCCGAATTGACGCAGATTTTCCACCGTGAAGAGATAAAAGGTTTGCCCCGAGATGGCCATCCCGACGATGAATCCCAACAGAATCGTGGTGCCGAAATTGATCCCGATGCCGGTGTTCTTGAGGACCCACTCGATGGTTCTCAACCCGAACCCTTCGCTCGTGAAGGCCCCCAGCCCGGTCTGCTCGCGAATGCGCGTGATGACCTCTTCGACGGGCGTCCCCTCCTTGGCCTTGGCCAGCACGTAGGAGAGGGTGCGCCGCTCCCGCGGCACGTAGCTCAGGGCCCGCTCGTAGGTCGTGTAGACCACCGGAATGTTCGTGAAGGTCTTCTGGGTCTTGGCAATGGCCACCACCCGGGCCAGCCGGTCGTTCAGCTCGAAGGTGGTGCCGACGGTGACGACCTGCGGGCCGCCCATGCGCTCCACTGCCCACTGGTCGAGGGCAACCGCGTCCGGCTGACGAAGGTCCTCGAATCGTCCCTCTAAAATCTCCGCCGGACGCCCGATGAGGGTCGCCGAATCCAAGCCCGTCAAGGTGATCTGATGGTATTCTCCGCTCGCCAGCCTGGCCCGCAAGAGCCCCTTGTAGAGTGGGACCGCCCACTCGACGCCCTGTACGCTACGGACCCGGTCGACCGTCGTGTCGGCGATCGGCTTCACCTCGTCGACCTGCGCAATGCCGGGATCGGTCACCCAGATCGGGACGTGTACGTTGGTGATGCTCGATTGCGACCACAGCATGAGGCCCCAGAAAATGGAGCCCTGCTGCACAATCAGCATGACGGAGAACGTCAGGCCGCAGAGGAGCATGAGGTACTTGGCGCGATCGCCGAAGAGCATGCGGAGTGCGACGTAATTCATCCCTCCTCCTCGCGGTGGAGTCGGTCCGGAATCAGCAGGGATGGTGCCGCGAACGACGCCTTGAAGGGTGAGGACTCTAACTGGCTGGATGTGAAAGGAAAGTGGCCGCGGGAAGAAGCGAAGGCAAGGAGACGGCCACTGCGGATGCCCGCATATCGGCAGCTGGAGAGGCCGAATGCCAACATACGGGCAGGTCTGTAGCGGGCTGACTCAGGGGACGATGCAGGGCACCACGTCCGCAATCCTCGGATCGTTCCAGCTGATGCTTCGCAGCATCGCCTTTGCCAGGCATTTCCACTTATCGTTCTTGTCCTTCCGGCCCTCCAGGCGAATGCGATATTTCTCGCCCTGTTTCAAGTTCGGAATCAGGTAGAAGGCGTTCTCGAAGTGGCGGATTTTTTCGTTTTCATCACAGGCGTTTTCGAACAAGGTGCCCTGCAGTTTCCAGCAAATTTTCCATTTGTCGTACCGATCGGGCTGGACGCTCCAATAGACCATGATGTCGCAGGTCCCGTCATCTCGGCAGAAATGCTCTCCGCCCTCGGTATAGGGCGGGCCGATTAGGCAACGGTCGTACCGGCGGCAGTCGTCGAGGCACGACAAACGGCTCCTCCTCGCAGATCGGCTGTTTTGTCGGATCGTGGGTAAAGACGATTCACCCGTCGATGGAGGTGCTGTATCCATTCGGGCTCGGCCCATTATCCAAAACGATACAGGGTTCGTGGTCTCTGTGAGGTGGGACGCTACGCCGATCGGCGCGGGGGACGGTGGATGCCCAGTTTCTTCATGCGGTGCTGCAAGGTGGATCGTTTCATGCCGAGTTGCGCAGCGGCGCCCTCTTTCCCGGCCACGACCCAGTTGGCTTGGGCAAGCATGGCCAAGATGTGGGCCCGCTCGGCTTCGGCCATCGTGCGGGGGGCGCCCCTGTCTTCTTCTCTGCCGAGTCCGTCGAGGTCGTCCGTTGTCAGCACCGGGCCCTGACTCAGGATCACGGCCCGTTCGATCACGTGTTCCAACTCCCGCACGTTGCCGGGCCAGCCGTACCCACAGAGCATCCTCATCGTCGTGGCGCTGATCCGCAGGATCGATTTGCGATGGCGCCGGCTGTATTTCTTGGCGAAGTGCCGGGCGAGCAGGGGGATGTCTTCGCGCCGTTCCCGCAAGGGCGGAAGCCGGAGGGGGAACACGTTGAGGCGGTAGAAGAGGTCGGCTCGAAAGGCGCCCTGTTTCACGACCTGGTCCAGTTGGGCGTTGGTTGCGGCCACGACGCGCACCTCTACTCGGATGGTCTTGCCGCCCACCCGGTCGAATTCCTGCGTCTCCAGAACACGCAATAGCTTGCCCTGCAGCTTCAGGGGCAGTTCCCCGATTTCGTCCAGGAAGATCGTCCCGCCATGCGCCAGTTCGAAGCGGCCCAGTTTTCGGGCGGTGGCCCCGGTGAAGGCTCCTCGCTCGTGGCCGAACAGCTCCGACTCGATCAGGGTGGGAGGGAGGGCGGCGCAATTCACGGTGATGATCGGCTGGTCGCGCCGCGTCGACAGCCGGTGAATCGCCTGTGCGACCAACTCCTTCCCTGTCCCGGTCTCGCCGGTAATCAGGACGGTGGAATCCGTCGAGGCCACCTTCTCGATGGCCTTCAGCGACTTCTGAAACGCCGGGCTGTCGCCGATCAGCGTCGTCAGGTCCAACGAGGCCTCCCGCTCTTCCCGCAAATAGATGTTTTCCTGCTCCAACTGCTCCTTGAGCCGATGGATTTCCTCATAGGCCAAGAGATTGGCGAGGGCTTGCGACAGATGCAGGCTGATTTGTGCCGCCACGGCGAGGTCGCGCTCAGAAAAGGCGTTGCGCCGTTTGCTGCCGATGGCGAGGAAGCCATAAGGCTTGCCCCGAACCAAGAGGGGACAGAGCATGGCGGACAACACGCCGATGGATTCGAAGGAGCGGTGTTCGGCGAATCGCGCTTGGTTGTGGCCGGTGAGGAGCAGCGGTTTGCCCGTGGCCAGGAGTTCGGCCGGGGCCATGTAGT
It contains:
- a CDS encoding efflux RND transporter periplasmic adaptor subunit — translated: MTILNRFSIWVALAGVGLAVWTLSMAGKESPMPTPLVEPPRSPYAATVAATGIIEAVNENVRIGPPTAGLVTKVFVTVGSQVREGDPLLQLDDRDLRAQLVAREAAIPPAQAQMEEQNYRIGDLETQLKRLRAVQDSRAVSDDDVKRTWYALEMAKRALGRFEATLKQVTAQRDETRMLLDRLTVRAPRTGTVLQVNIRAGEYALTMGATEPLMLVGDTQRLQVRADVDEVNAPLVQPNRPGVAYLKGDTTHPIPLTFVRIEPYIVPKRALTGDNSERVDTRVLQVIYRFAPPPFPIYTGQQVDMFIDREEPVSPTESPR
- a CDS encoding ABC transporter ATP-binding protein, whose product is MGPSAAASEVASQDQPSAIAVQVRGLVKSFGSGETIVTVLKGIDLDVYFGELMLLVGESGGGKTTLLSAIAGILDVDTGELDVLGVSLPIMTPGKRTEFRGKTMGFIYQQFNLLPALTAAENVAVPLLIQQVRRQDALTRARLMLERVGLADRTEFLPRNLSGGQQQRVAVARALVNEPQLLVCDEPTAALDGPNGQKIMELIRDVGRAPDRCVIVVTHDSRIFHFGDRMAELTDGRIVNVHPIQKGASA
- a CDS encoding FtsX-like permease family protein, which encodes MNYVALRMLFGDRAKYLMLLCGLTFSVMLIVQQGSIFWGLMLWSQSSITNVHVPIWVTDPGIAQVDEVKPIADTTVDRVRSVQGVEWAVPLYKGLLRARLASGEYHQITLTGLDSATLIGRPAEILEGRFEDLRQPDAVALDQWAVERMGGPQVVTVGTTFELNDRLARVVAIAKTQKTFTNIPVVYTTYERALSYVPRERRTLSYVLAKAKEGTPVEEVITRIREQTGLGAFTSEGFGLRTIEWVLKNTGIGINFGTTILLGFIVGMAISGQTFYLFTVENLRQFGALKAMGASTGTLARMILLQAFTVGLTGYGIGIGLASAFGLLAAREGQLPFAESWPLLVLVLAGLLVICAFSALISIVKLARLEPAIVFR
- a CDS encoding sigma 54-interacting transcriptional regulator; this encodes MAIGKPGFFDEEDRDRFDQLGVQIAPVLEAVLDCRGTGRADGDQQPGRLGHDHRRPAAPHDPTDLARGHSPRHERPRALHTGPQEDLWFELLSCDGVTVDLEALRQFPFDYMAPAELLATGKPLLLTGHNQARFAEHRSFESIGVLSAMLCPLLVRGKPYGFLAIGSKRRNAFSERDLAVAAQISLHLSQALANLLAYEEIHRLKEQLEQENIYLREEREASLDLTTLIGDSPAFQKSLKAIEKVASTDSTVLITGETGTGKELVAQAIHRLSTRRDQPIITVNCAALPPTLIESELFGHERGAFTGATARKLGRFELAHGGTIFLDEIGELPLKLQGKLLRVLETQEFDRVGGKTIRVEVRVVAATNAQLDQVVKQGAFRADLFYRLNVFPLRLPPLRERREDIPLLARHFAKKYSRRHRKSILRISATTMRMLCGYGWPGNVRELEHVIERAVILSQGPVLTTDDLDGLGREEDRGAPRTMAEAERAHILAMLAQANWVVAGKEGAAAQLGMKRSTLQHRMKKLGIHRPPRRSA